The Streptococcus oralis Uo5 genome includes a window with the following:
- a CDS encoding cation:proton antiporter, with product MELLIYLILFLFVLIISTTTNKLLPFLPLPLVQILLGIGIGLFVPDADFHLNTELFLAMVIGPLLFREAEEADITSILKHWRIVVFLIFPVIFISTLSLGGMAHFLWMTLPLAACLAVGAALGPTDLVAFASLSERFRFPKRVSNILKGEGLLNDASGLVAFQMALAAWTTGTFSLSQAGTSLALSILGGFVVGFVTAMVNRFLHTFLLSVRAIDIASELLLELSLPLMTFFIAEEFHVSGIIAVVVAGILKASRFKKITLLEAQVDTVTETVWHTVTFMLNGSVFVILGMELELIAEPILSNSLYNPLLLLISVVVLTFLLFAIRFVMIAGFYFVRTRRLKKKIHKYMKDMLLLTFSGVKGTVSIATILLIPSHLEQEYPLLLFLVAGVTLLSFLTGLLVLPHLSEEQEESKDHLMHIAILNDVAAELEKELDHHKNKLPLYAAIDNYHGRIENLILSLENKRVQEDWESLKLLILSIESDGLEQAYEENRISERGYRVYQRYLKNMEQSINRNFASRVTYYFLVSLRILRFLLHEMFTFGKNFRSWMNEESRKLLAVDYDQIAELYLENTELIIESLENLKGVYKSSLISFMQESRLRETAIIGSGAFVERVINRIKPNNIDEMLRGYYLERKAIFEYEEAKLITAKYAKKLRQNVNNLENYSLKEAANTLPYDMLDLIRRT from the coding sequence TATTTGTCTTAATCATTTCAACTACGACCAATAAACTTCTGCCTTTTTTGCCCCTTCCTCTTGTACAAATTCTTTTGGGGATTGGGATTGGTTTATTTGTTCCCGATGCGGACTTTCATCTCAATACAGAGCTGTTTCTGGCCATGGTTATTGGTCCCTTACTTTTCCGGGAGGCAGAAGAAGCGGATATTACGTCCATTTTGAAGCATTGGCGGATTGTCGTCTTTCTGATCTTCCCTGTGATTTTTATCTCGACCTTAAGCTTAGGGGGCATGGCTCACTTCCTTTGGATGACTCTTCCTTTGGCTGCCTGTTTAGCAGTTGGAGCGGCACTTGGCCCAACAGATTTGGTTGCCTTTGCGTCTCTTTCTGAACGTTTTCGTTTTCCTAAACGGGTTTCCAATATCCTAAAAGGGGAAGGGCTCTTAAATGACGCTTCTGGTTTGGTTGCCTTTCAGATGGCTCTTGCTGCTTGGACAACAGGAACTTTTTCTCTCAGCCAAGCAGGAACTTCCCTAGCACTTTCTATCCTTGGTGGTTTTGTAGTCGGTTTTGTGACGGCTATGGTCAATCGTTTCTTGCATACCTTTTTATTGAGTGTGCGAGCGATAGACATAGCTAGTGAACTATTGCTAGAGCTAAGTTTACCACTCATGACCTTTTTTATCGCAGAAGAGTTTCATGTTTCAGGGATTATCGCAGTAGTGGTTGCAGGTATTTTGAAGGCCAGTCGCTTTAAGAAAATTACGCTCCTTGAGGCTCAAGTTGACACCGTAACGGAGACCGTCTGGCATACCGTGACCTTTATGCTAAATGGATCAGTCTTTGTTATCTTGGGAATGGAGTTAGAGTTGATTGCGGAGCCAATTTTGTCTAATTCTCTCTACAATCCCCTTCTTTTACTGATTTCAGTTGTCGTTCTGACCTTCTTGCTTTTTGCAATCCGTTTTGTCATGATTGCTGGTTTTTACTTTGTGAGGACCCGTCGACTCAAGAAAAAGATTCATAAGTACATGAAAGATATGCTTCTTTTGACTTTCTCTGGTGTTAAAGGGACAGTATCTATCGCGACCATTCTCCTCATACCAAGTCATTTGGAGCAGGAATATCCTCTGTTGCTCTTTCTTGTAGCAGGCGTTACACTATTGAGCTTTCTAACAGGTTTACTGGTTCTCCCTCACTTATCTGAGGAACAAGAGGAAAGCAAGGACCATTTGATGCATATTGCGATTTTGAATGATGTAGCTGCAGAATTAGAAAAAGAACTGGACCATCACAAGAACAAACTCCCTCTTTATGCAGCTATTGATAATTATCATGGTCGGATTGAAAACCTCATCCTTAGTCTGGAAAATAAGAGAGTCCAAGAGGACTGGGAGTCTCTCAAACTTCTTATCTTGAGTATTGAGAGTGATGGTTTGGAGCAAGCCTACGAGGAAAATAGAATCAGTGAGCGTGGCTATCGAGTTTACCAACGTTACCTAAAAAACATGGAGCAGAGTATCAATCGGAATTTCGCTTCTAGAGTGACTTATTACTTCCTAGTTTCCTTACGGATACTGCGCTTTCTACTCCATGAAATGTTTACCTTTGGCAAAAATTTCCGTAGTTGGATGAATGAAGAATCGCGTAAACTACTAGCAGTTGACTATGATCAGATTGCAGAGTTGTATTTAGAGAATACAGAGCTGATTATCGAGAGTTTGGAAAACCTCAAAGGGGTTTACAAGAGTTCTTTGATTAGCTTTATGCAAGAGTCTCGTCTACGCGAGACGGCCATTATCGGAAGTGGTGCTTTTGTTGAGCGGGTTATCAATCGCATCAAGCCAAACAATATCGATGAAATGCTACGAGGCTACTATCTCGAACGTAAGGCAATCTTTGAATACGAAGAAGCTAAACTGATAACAGCCAAGTATGCCAAAAAACTACGCCAAAATGTTAATAATTTAGAGAATTATTCTCTGAAAGAGGCCGCAAATACCTTGCCTTATGATATGCTAGATTTAATCAGAAGAACTTAA
- a CDS encoding YihY/virulence factor BrkB family protein, whose amino-acid sequence MKKWWKELMDRPLLKAFLHYYQASDSELTSVAVAYYWLISIFPLLMIMVNILPYFQIPVSNFLLTIKEFLPDTVYDVVAKIVREVLTQPSTGLLSFAVLSALWTFSKSMDFLQKAFNKAYGVTKSRGIISHQLMSLLVSFGLQILFALALFLSMFGRMLLNLLKTYWQSDSPLFSYLQDFTGPLVYALIFAILVMIYYFLPKVKAPRIRYVLPGSVFVLLTLIFLLNIFSVYVNSYVNHLVDVRFFSSIIVVVMMFWFILIAKILIIGAVINASVQSLKDPKFSME is encoded by the coding sequence ATGAAAAAGTGGTGGAAAGAGCTGATGGACAGGCCCTTATTAAAAGCTTTTTTGCATTATTATCAAGCATCTGATAGCGAGTTGACCAGTGTTGCGGTTGCCTACTATTGGTTGATTTCAATCTTTCCTTTGCTAATGATAATGGTCAATATTTTGCCTTATTTTCAGATTCCGGTCTCAAATTTCTTACTGACAATCAAGGAATTTTTGCCTGATACGGTGTATGATGTGGTCGCCAAGATTGTCCGAGAAGTTCTGACTCAACCATCGACTGGTTTGCTGAGTTTTGCCGTTTTATCTGCACTCTGGACCTTTTCGAAATCAATGGATTTCCTTCAAAAAGCTTTTAACAAAGCCTATGGAGTGACCAAGAGTCGAGGAATTATCTCCCATCAGTTGATGAGTTTACTTGTTAGTTTCGGCTTGCAGATCCTTTTTGCCCTAGCCTTATTTTTGAGTATGTTTGGTCGTATGTTGCTCAACCTCCTCAAAACTTACTGGCAATCAGATAGTCCGCTATTTTCCTACCTGCAAGATTTTACAGGCCCTCTGGTCTATGCCTTGATCTTTGCCATTCTGGTTATGATTTATTACTTCCTTCCAAAAGTAAAAGCACCACGAATTCGCTATGTTTTACCAGGAAGTGTCTTTGTCTTGCTAACTCTTATCTTTTTATTGAATATCTTTTCTGTCTACGTCAATAGTTATGTCAATCATCTGGTTGACGTTCGATTTTTCAGTTCCATTATCGTGGTAGTCATGATGTTCTGGTTTATTCTCATTGCAAAGATTTTGATTATCGGAGCAGTTATCAATGCCAGTGTTCAGAGCTTGAAAGATCCAAAGTTTAGTATGGAATAA
- the queA gene encoding tRNA preQ1(34) S-adenosylmethionine ribosyltransferase-isomerase QueA: MNTADFDFHLPEELIAQTPLEKRDASKLLIVNRETGEMKDKHFHSIIDMLEPGDALVMNDTRVLPARLYGQKEETGGHVELLLLKNTSGDEWEVLAKPAKRLKVGSRVNFGDGRLSAVITEELTHGGRIVRFEYQGIFLEVLESLGEMPLPPYIHEKLDDRERYQTVYAKESGSAAAPTAGLHFTKELLAEIQAKGVHLVYLTLHVGLGTFRPVSVDNLDEHEMHSEFYQLSEEAAATLRSVKENGSRVIAVGTTSIRTLETIGSKFNGQIQADSGWTNIFIKPGYEWKVVDAFSTNFHLPKSTLVMLVSAFAGRDLVLDAYHHAIQERYRFFSFGDAMFIY, translated from the coding sequence ATGAATACTGCTGATTTTGATTTCCACTTGCCAGAGGAATTAATTGCCCAAACGCCCCTTGAAAAACGAGATGCCTCCAAACTCCTTATCGTTAATCGTGAAACGGGAGAAATGAAGGATAAACACTTCCACTCTATTATCGATATGCTGGAACCTGGTGATGCTCTTGTCATGAATGACACCCGTGTTCTCCCTGCCCGCCTCTATGGTCAAAAGGAAGAAACTGGAGGCCATGTGGAGCTTCTCCTACTCAAAAATACCAGTGGAGATGAGTGGGAGGTTCTCGCCAAACCTGCCAAACGCCTCAAGGTTGGTTCTCGTGTCAACTTTGGTGATGGTCGCCTCAGCGCTGTCATCACGGAAGAATTGACCCACGGGGGCCGCATTGTCCGCTTTGAATACCAAGGAATTTTTCTAGAAGTCTTGGAAAGTCTCGGTGAAATGCCACTACCACCCTATATCCACGAAAAACTAGATGACCGTGAACGTTATCAAACGGTCTACGCTAAAGAAAGTGGCTCTGCTGCTGCACCGACTGCTGGACTGCACTTTACCAAAGAACTGCTAGCAGAAATCCAAGCCAAAGGTGTTCATCTAGTCTATCTCACTCTCCATGTCGGACTCGGAACCTTTAGACCCGTTTCTGTAGACAATCTAGACGAACATGAAATGCACTCCGAATTCTACCAGCTTTCTGAGGAAGCAGCAGCAACTCTTCGCTCTGTTAAGGAAAATGGAAGTCGCGTCATCGCTGTCGGAACCACTTCTATCCGCACATTGGAAACTATTGGTTCCAAGTTTAATGGGCAAATCCAAGCAGATTCTGGTTGGACCAATATCTTTATCAAACCTGGTTACGAATGGAAGGTCGTGGATGCCTTTTCAACCAACTTCCACCTTCCCAAGTCAACTCTTGTTATGCTAGTTTCTGCCTTTGCTGGTCGTGACTTAGTCCTAGATGCTTATCACCATGCCATCCAAGAACGCTACCGCTTCTTCAGTTTTGGAGATGCCATGTTTATCTATTAA
- a CDS encoding glucosamine-6-phosphate deaminase, whose protein sequence is MKVIKVENQVEGGKVAFEILKEKLANGAQTLGLATGSSPLEFYKEIVESDLDFSNLTSVNLDEYVGLDGDNPQSYRHFMQEHLFNQKPFKESFLPRGIKDNAEAEVERYNQILVDHPVDFQILGIGRNGHIGFNEPGTAFDSQTHLVDLDQSTIEANARFFDKIEDVPTQAISMGIKNILDAKSIILFAYGESKAEAIAGTVSGPVTENLPASSLQNHPDVTIIADAEALSLLEK, encoded by the coding sequence ATGAAAGTTATTAAAGTTGAAAATCAAGTTGAAGGTGGAAAAGTTGCTTTTGAGATTTTGAAGGAAAAATTGGCCAATGGTGCTCAAACATTAGGACTTGCGACAGGGAGCAGTCCGCTTGAGTTTTACAAGGAAATCGTTGAGAGTGACCTTGATTTTTCAAATCTAACCAGTGTAAACCTTGATGAGTATGTAGGACTTGACGGAGACAATCCTCAGTCTTACCGCCACTTTATGCAAGAACACTTATTCAACCAAAAACCATTTAAAGAAAGTTTCTTGCCTCGTGGGATTAAGGACAATGCTGAAGCTGAAGTAGAACGCTACAACCAAATTTTGGTTGACCATCCAGTTGATTTTCAAATCTTGGGAATCGGTCGCAATGGACATATCGGATTTAATGAGCCAGGAACTGCCTTTGATAGCCAGACACACCTTGTAGACCTAGACCAGTCTACAATTGAAGCCAATGCTCGCTTCTTTGACAAGATTGAAGACGTTCCAACTCAAGCCATCTCAATGGGGATTAAAAACATCTTGGATGCAAAGTCAATTATTCTCTTTGCTTATGGTGAGTCGAAAGCAGAGGCCATTGCTGGAACAGTATCAGGCCCAGTGACTGAGAATCTCCCAGCAAGTAGCCTACAAAACCACCCTGATGTGACGATTATCGCTGATGCAGAAGCGCTCAGCTTACTCGAAAAATAA
- a CDS encoding GEVED domain-containing protein: MGKDLFNPRLHKFSIRKLNVGVCSVLLSTLVLLGAATQVSADETSVTNSLNEVAKTNLDKTTGTSISPTDSKTSEKSETPSVVESSQPTKETATSNSGAEPADKKNNDQSVISETSQSPVEKPVTSPEDKSIESAKPETTVAPIIAEPTESSSATEQSTRSRRVRRDTQATSVAPASYAGADDATPVPRTSKPELSESEKKESTQLAKQINWIDFSDTASLKNLDPQGGFKIGTTYTKEISPGYVVTLTVTELKPFQSTEIYKKRVEGTSSAGTYDPNATNNYLKNWKDYGKTPPPVSGQAQDKWSTIGGQGFDTKGHKTQIIVPVDGVNWGVKFKIEATYRGKKVKPAVVMADGEDANPGEYGIFTTNGEGWEYVGEWMKGPRAKGPYTVTTEELVKQADKTTRGGLLILKDKTVDWNKFLSPDTVTGGLGSQVFGPIVSASKAVPVVMTRGASEVGFYVATAGQQALMMGFLVVDGGDAPESYGEAHHTISTRDSITNAQIKQPYLGSTEADIDVDSKNNWTSDDREDVSDEGSQQLLTADQYSNTNDLLDLNKAKNGTYTLKIKANPNGNAKAYVKAWVDFNNNGKFDDNEGSVVKEITANGDHTLTFNAIPSLSGGLVDQLGMRVRIATNAGDIEKPTGMAFSGEVEDMLVRRTYPPQGEKKETTGLQGETQNATVHFTPKGPDRSDFVTNASMSSQAPQILDNQGNVLTPTNGNTYVRPEGTYVVTTNGDDIDVAFTPNADFTGTAEGINIRRTDSNGSSTNWQSTDASNPNKNDILNNMDGRYIPTVRKIPTYESTGVQGQEQNKNLIFNDGDPDKTPVTPDASRPATFVDANGQPIIGNSVPATSNGQSVGTYELDPNTGQVTFKPNKNFVGTPDPVTVQVNDSNGVPYRAHYKPTVTKVTPTSTNATSTGPQGVPQTGTPSFQGGDPLVPIDETVEPTFADGSKEKSIPGQGTYTIAPDGTVTFTPDKQFVGNPAPVTVKRVDKNGTPVTATYSPEFTKVTPTGTGATSTGPQGLPQTGTPSFQGGDPLVPIDETVEPTFEDGSKEKSIPGQGTYTIAPDGTVTFTPDKQFVGNPDPVTVKRVDKNGTPVTATYSPEFTKVTPTGKDTSSVNIKGLVQTGTPTFEGGNPLVPIDETVAATFEDGSTEKVIPGEGTYAISPDGTVTFTPEANFVGKGTGVTIVRKDKNGTPVTASYRPTVVDPSTGHDTTSTGAKGQPQVATPTFEGHIDSTVPPTFEDGSTTMIVPGEGSYTIDKDGKITFTPEPDFVGTAKGLVVKRLDMYGNVVTAHYTPTVLGQTQVSDATSEGLKGQTQTGKPNFTGDVDLTVPPTFEDGTTEKVVPGQGTYVISPDGTVTFTPEADFVGQAKGVKVIRKDRNGNIISGFYTPTVVELPVVENPEQQDITEERTAKTLPNTGSEETSHLTAGLLAALSGMGLISLAQRKKSEEE; encoded by the coding sequence ATGGGGAAAGATTTATTTAATCCACGCCTTCATAAGTTTTCTATTCGAAAACTAAATGTAGGTGTTTGTTCTGTGCTCTTGTCCACCTTGGTTCTATTGGGAGCAGCTACACAAGTTAGTGCTGATGAGACAAGTGTGACAAACTCTTTAAACGAGGTAGCTAAAACAAACCTTGATAAAACAACGGGGACTTCTATATCACCTACAGATTCTAAAACATCAGAAAAGTCTGAAACACCATCTGTAGTAGAATCCTCTCAACCAACTAAAGAAACAGCAACTTCAAATTCTGGAGCAGAGCCTGCTGATAAAAAGAACAATGACCAATCGGTTATCTCTGAAACATCACAGTCTCCTGTTGAGAAACCAGTTACTTCTCCAGAAGATAAATCTATTGAGAGTGCTAAACCAGAAACTACAGTTGCTCCAATAATTGCTGAACCCACTGAGTCGTCTAGTGCTACTGAACAATCTACACGTTCTCGTAGAGTTCGTCGTGATACCCAGGCAACTTCAGTTGCACCAGCTAGTTATGCAGGTGCGGACGATGCGACTCCTGTACCACGTACATCTAAACCAGAATTGTCTGAATCAGAGAAGAAAGAAAGTACACAATTAGCAAAACAAATTAACTGGATTGATTTCTCTGATACAGCAAGCTTGAAAAACTTAGATCCTCAGGGAGGGTTTAAGATTGGAACTACTTATACGAAGGAAATTTCGCCTGGCTATGTAGTGACACTTACCGTTACAGAGCTCAAACCATTTCAATCAACTGAAATCTATAAAAAACGGGTTGAAGGAACTTCATCTGCTGGAACTTATGATCCAAATGCAACAAACAATTATTTAAAAAATTGGAAAGATTATGGAAAAACTCCACCTCCTGTATCAGGTCAAGCGCAAGATAAATGGAGTACTATTGGTGGACAAGGTTTTGATACAAAAGGCCATAAAACACAAATTATCGTACCAGTTGATGGTGTAAACTGGGGGGTTAAATTTAAAATAGAAGCCACTTATCGTGGTAAAAAAGTAAAACCAGCAGTTGTTATGGCTGATGGAGAAGATGCTAACCCTGGTGAATATGGTATTTTTACCACTAACGGTGAAGGTTGGGAATACGTAGGAGAATGGATGAAAGGTCCTCGTGCAAAAGGTCCTTACACTGTTACGACTGAAGAACTTGTTAAGCAGGCTGACAAGACAACAAGAGGTGGTCTACTAATCCTAAAAGATAAGACTGTCGATTGGAATAAGTTTTTGAGTCCTGATACAGTTACAGGTGGTCTAGGTAGTCAAGTATTTGGACCAATAGTTTCAGCAAGTAAAGCAGTGCCAGTTGTAATGACCCGTGGGGCTTCTGAGGTAGGTTTTTATGTTGCGACCGCAGGGCAACAGGCACTTATGATGGGATTCTTGGTAGTTGATGGTGGTGATGCGCCAGAAAGTTACGGTGAAGCTCACCATACTATCTCTACACGCGATTCGATAACAAATGCTCAAATAAAGCAACCTTACTTAGGTTCTACAGAAGCAGATATCGATGTGGATTCTAAAAATAACTGGACTTCTGATGATCGTGAGGATGTTTCAGATGAAGGTTCACAGCAATTGCTAACTGCTGATCAATATAGCAATACTAACGACCTTTTGGATTTAAATAAAGCTAAGAATGGCACTTATACTCTTAAGATTAAGGCTAATCCAAATGGTAATGCTAAAGCATATGTCAAAGCATGGGTGGACTTCAATAATAATGGGAAATTTGATGATAATGAAGGCAGTGTAGTTAAAGAAATAACTGCTAATGGAGATCACACTTTAACATTTAATGCAATTCCGAGTCTTAGTGGTGGCTTAGTTGACCAACTTGGAATGCGTGTGCGTATTGCGACTAATGCAGGTGATATTGAGAAGCCTACCGGGATGGCATTTAGTGGTGAAGTAGAGGACATGTTGGTTCGTCGTACTTATCCACCTCAAGGTGAAAAGAAAGAAACAACAGGTCTTCAAGGTGAAACACAAAATGCTACAGTTCACTTCACACCTAAAGGACCAGATCGTTCAGACTTTGTAACTAATGCTAGCATGAGTAGCCAAGCGCCACAGATTTTGGATAATCAAGGAAATGTATTGACTCCAACAAACGGCAATACTTATGTGCGTCCGGAAGGAACCTATGTAGTGACTACTAATGGAGATGATATCGATGTAGCGTTCACACCAAATGCAGACTTCACAGGAACTGCTGAAGGGATTAATATTCGTCGTACAGACTCAAACGGTTCATCAACTAACTGGCAATCAACTGATGCATCAAATCCAAATAAGAATGACATTTTGAACAATATGGATGGTCGATACATTCCTACTGTTCGAAAGATACCAACATATGAATCAACTGGTGTTCAAGGTCAAGAACAAAACAAAAATCTAATCTTTAATGATGGCGATCCAGATAAAACGCCAGTGACTCCAGATGCTTCACGTCCTGCGACCTTTGTGGATGCTAACGGCCAACCTATTATTGGTAACTCAGTTCCTGCTACATCCAATGGTCAGTCAGTTGGAACTTATGAGTTAGACCCTAACACTGGTCAAGTCACTTTCAAACCTAACAAAAATTTTGTTGGTACCCCAGACCCAGTTACTGTCCAAGTAAATGATTCTAACGGTGTTCCTTACCGAGCACATTATAAACCAACAGTGACTAAGGTAACCCCAACCAGCACTAACGCAACCAGCACAGGTCCTCAGGGTGTTCCACAAACAGGAACTCCAAGCTTCCAAGGTGGTGATCCACTGGTTCCAATCGATGAAACAGTTGAGCCAACCTTCGCAGATGGAAGCAAAGAGAAATCTATTCCAGGTCAAGGAACCTACACGATTGCACCAGACGGAACTGTAACTTTCACCCCAGACAAGCAGTTTGTCGGAAACCCAGCTCCAGTTACAGTGAAGCGTGTGGATAAGAACGGTACTCCAGTCACTGCGACTTACAGTCCAGAGTTCACTAAAGTAACTCCTACAGGAACTGGCGCAACCAGCACAGGCCCTCAAGGCCTTCCACAAACAGGCACTCCAAGCTTCCAAGGTGGCGATCCACTGGTTCCAATTGATGAAACAGTTGAGCCAACTTTTGAAGATGGCAGCAAAGAGAAATCTATTCCAGGTCAAGGAACTTACACGATTGCCCCAGACGGAACGGTAACTTTCACTCCAGACAAACAGTTTGTCGGAAACCCAGATCCAGTCACAGTCAAACGTGTGGATAAGAATGGCACCCCAGTCACTGCGACTTACAGTCCAGAGTTTACTAAGGTAACACCAACTGGTAAAGATACTTCTTCAGTGAACATTAAGGGGCTTGTTCAAACGGGTACGCCAACATTTGAAGGTGGTAATCCGCTTGTTCCAATCGATGAAACAGTGGCAGCAACATTTGAAGATGGATCAACTGAAAAAGTGATTCCAGGTGAAGGAACTTATGCAATCTCACCAGATGGCACCGTCACCTTCACTCCAGAAGCTAATTTTGTAGGAAAAGGAACAGGCGTAACGATTGTCCGCAAGGATAAGAACGGTACTCCAGTTACTGCAAGCTATCGTCCAACAGTTGTAGATCCATCTACTGGTCATGACACGACTTCTACAGGAGCAAAAGGCCAACCACAAGTGGCAACTCCAACGTTTGAAGGACATATCGATTCGACTGTACCACCAACATTTGAGGATGGTAGCACGACTATGATTGTTCCGGGTGAAGGAAGCTATACAATTGATAAAGATGGTAAGATTACCTTTACTCCAGAACCAGACTTTGTTGGTACAGCTAAAGGATTGGTTGTGAAACGTCTGGATATGTATGGAAATGTAGTTACTGCTCACTACACACCAACTGTCCTTGGACAAACACAAGTGAGTGATGCGACATCAGAAGGTCTTAAAGGTCAAACTCAGACTGGTAAACCAAACTTTACAGGTGATGTCGATCTGACAGTTCCGCCAACCTTTGAAGATGGAACAACTGAAAAAGTCGTTCCAGGTCAAGGAACTTATGTAATCTCACCAGATGGCACCGTCACCTTCACTCCAGAGGCAGACTTTGTAGGACAAGCCAAAGGTGTGAAAGTGATCCGTAAAGACCGTAATGGAAATATCATTTCAGGATTCTATACTCCAACCGTAGTAGAACTTCCTGTCGTTGAAAATCCAGAACAACAAGATATTACAGAAGAAAGAACTGCTAAAACTCTTCCAAATACGGGTTCTGAGGAGACATCTCACTTGACAGCTGGTCTATTGGCTGCTTTATCAGGTATGGGATTAATTTCTCTAGCTCAAAGAAAAAAATCTGAGGAAGAATAA
- the rpsU gene encoding 30S ribosomal protein S21, which translates to MSKTVVRKNESLDDALRRFKRAVTKAGTLQETRKREFYEKPSVKRKRKSEAARKRKKF; encoded by the coding sequence ATGTCTAAAACAGTAGTACGTAAGAATGAATCTCTTGACGATGCACTTCGTCGTTTCAAACGTGCGGTTACTAAAGCTGGTACTCTTCAAGAAACACGCAAACGTGAATTCTATGAAAAACCTTCTGTAAAACGTAAACGTAAATCAGAAGCAGCTCGTAAACGTAAAAAATTCTAA